CGAACAGTCCGGTGGGGCCGGCTCCGACGACGAGCAGGTCGACCTCTAGCTCCATGACTCGACCATAGGTGGTGCAGGCCACTCTGCCCAGTAAGGCAAGCCGGTCCAAACTCGGTGGTATGGCTGAACAGGAGTACCGCGTCGAGCACGACACCATGGGCGAGGTCCGGGTGCCCGCGGACGCGCTGTGGCGGGCGCAGACGCAGCGCGCGGTGGAGAACTTCCCGATCTCGGGCCGGGGGCTGGAACGGGCGCAGATCCGGGCGCTGGGCCTGCTCAAGGCCGCCGCCGCGCGGGTGAACGAGCGGCTGGGCGTGCTGCCCGCCGACGTGGCGCGGGCGATCGCGTCCGCCGCCGACGAGGTGGCCGAGGGCGCGCACGACGCGCACTTCCCGGTGGACGTCTTCCAGACCGGCTCCGGCACGTCGTCGAACATGAACGCCAACGAGGTCATCGCGACCCTGGCGACCCGCGCGCTGGGCCGGGACGTGCACCCGAACGACCACGTCAACGCCTCGCAGTCGTCCAACGACACCTTCCCGACGACGCTGCGGGTGGCTGCGACGGAGGCGGTGGCGACCGACGTCATCCCGGCCCTGGAGCACCTCGCGCAGACCCTGGAGGCCAAGGCCGCCGAGTGGTCCGGCCTGGTGAAGTCCGGCCGCACGCACCTCATGGACGCCGTCCCGGTGACCCTGGGCCAGGAGGCGGGCGCGTGGGCCGCGCAGGTCCGCTACGGCGTCGAACGGCTCACCGCGAGCCTGCCCCGACTGGCGGAACTGCCCATCGGCGGCACGGCCGTCGGCAGCGGTCTGAACGCACCCGAGGGCTTCGGCGCGGCGGTCTCGGCGGAACTGGCGGAGGTCACGGGCCTGCCCCTGACCGAGGCCCGCGACCACTTCGAGGCGCAGGCCACGCAGGACGGCGTCGTGGAGGCCTCGGGCCAGCTGCGCGCGACCGCCGTGAGCCTGTTCAAGATCGCCAACGACCTGCGCTGGCTGGGTTCGGGACCCCGAACCGGGCTGGGCGAGCTGGCCCTGCCCGACCTCCAGCCGGGGTCCTCGATCATGCCCGGCAAGGTCAACCCGGTGATCCCGGAGGCGACGATGATGGTCGTCGCCCAGGTCATCGGCAACGACGCGGCGGTGGCCTTCGCGGGCGCGCAGGGCAACTTCC
This DNA window, taken from Saccharothrix variisporea, encodes the following:
- a CDS encoding class II fumarate hydratase, with the protein product MAEQEYRVEHDTMGEVRVPADALWRAQTQRAVENFPISGRGLERAQIRALGLLKAAAARVNERLGVLPADVARAIASAADEVAEGAHDAHFPVDVFQTGSGTSSNMNANEVIATLATRALGRDVHPNDHVNASQSSNDTFPTTLRVAATEAVATDVIPALEHLAQTLEAKAAEWSGLVKSGRTHLMDAVPVTLGQEAGAWAAQVRYGVERLTASLPRLAELPIGGTAVGSGLNAPEGFGAAVSAELAEVTGLPLTEARDHFEAQATQDGVVEASGQLRATAVSLFKIANDLRWLGSGPRTGLGELALPDLQPGSSIMPGKVNPVIPEATMMVVAQVIGNDAAVAFAGAQGNFQLNVMLPVIARNVLESARLLAAVARLLADKVLAGTEPQADRMREYAESSPSIVTPLNRYLGYEEAASIAKQSLKERKTIREVVLERGHVPGKLTEAQLDEALDVLRMANGG